The nucleotide window GGAAAGTTTACGTTTTATTGATGTTTTCAGTACACTAATTGCACTATTGGAAGATAAAAAAGTAAAAATTTTAGCTAAAAACGGTATTTTTGTTACTTTAAGACGTGTAATTACATTAATTCAATATTAACAGAAATGAAATCTCTTTGGGTTTGGTTGTTTAAACTTTTTGGGTGGAAGATCGATGGGACGGTTCCTGAGGATGTAAAAAAATGTGTAGTAGTAGTGGGGCCTCATACCAGTTTTTGGGATTTTTTAGTGGGTGTTCCAGCAAGAGAGCTTCTAGGTTTTGAATCGAAATTCTTTATCAAAAGCTCTTTATGTGTTGGGCCGTTAGGATGGTTTCTATTAAAATTAGGAGCAATTCCTGTTCACAGAAAAAAAGGCAATACAAGATTGGTTGATTTGGCAATTGAAGAGTATAATAAAAGAGATGAGTTAATTATTGCTGTAACACCAGAAGGCACTCGCTCTTATAATCCAAAATGGAGAACAGGGTTTTATCACATTGCAAATGGAGCAAAGGTTCCGATTGTTATGGCAGGCATGTGCTTTAAGACGAAGAGAGTGGTTATTGGTGAACGTTTCATACCGACGGGTAATGTGGATGATGACATTATAAGAATCAAACGCTTCTTCTATAACTTTGTAGGAAAACACCCAGAAAAAGGAATTAGAAAAGAAGAAATCGAATAGTAAAAAGGTTGCATACTCTTAAGAATATGCAACCTTCTTTATTTTTAGTTAGATGTCTTAGACTCTTCTTCCTCAATAACATTGTAAGGATAATAAATATCATCTGGATCGTTTGGATCATCTCTAAAGTCAAACTCCTCATCTGGAGTTGGGTCTTCTTCTTGACAAGATGAGACAAAAGTGAATGTCATGATCAATAATAATAACTTAAAAATGAATTTCATCGGTAGTTTAAAATTAGTATTCGTATAAATCTTTATCTATAGACACACTTCTGAAACATTGTGACATTATACTTAACAACCTATACAATTCATTAAGGTATTTAAAGAGAATAAAATCAAATAAAAAAGCCATCCTGTGTAGACAGAATGGCTTGATATATTCTTAGAAAAGAAGCTTTACTTTGCGTAAAGCTTCTCTCTTAATTCTTTAATTTGTTCTGAATTGATGTACTCATCATAAGGCATATGACGGTCGATAATACCATTTGGAGTTAATTCAATTACTCTATTACAAACGGTATGGATTACCTCGTGGTCATGTGATGACATTAAGATATTTCCAGGGAACTTCATCAATGAGTTGTTCAACGCTTGAATCGACTCTAAGTCCAAGTGGTTGGTAGGTGAATCTAAGATCAAGCAGTTGGCATCTGACAACATCATCTTCGACATCATACAACGCATCTTTTCACCACCTGATAATACAGATGATTGCTTGAAAATTTCTTCACCTGAGAATAACATTTTACCTAAGTAACCTCTGATAAATGCTTCTGAAGTATCGTGAGAATATTGACCTAACCAATCTACTAAGTTTAAGTCATTTTCGAAGAATTCACCATGCTCTAAAGGTAAGTAAGCCGTAGTGATTGTAACACCCCACTTAAATTCACCTTCATAATCTGTGTCATTCTCGTTTAAGATTTCAAATAAAGCCGTCATCGCTCTAGGGTCTCTAGAAATGAAAACGATTTTATCATCTTTCTGCATATTGAATTCAACATCCTTGAAAACTACGTCGCCATCAATTGACTTCGTTAAGCCTTCTACTTCTAAGATGTTATTACCTGCTTGTCTTTCTGGAGTGAAGATAATACCAGGGTATTTTCTTGATGAAGGCTGAATTTCTTCAACGTTCAATTTCTCCAACATCTTCTTACGCGAAGTTGTTTGCTTTGATTTAGCGGCGTTAGCTGAGAATCGAGCAATGAATTCTTTCAATTCTTTGATTTTCTCTTCAGCTTTCTTGTTTTGTTGTGCTTGCTGACGCGATGCTAATTGAGATGACTGGTACCAGAATGAGTAGTTACCAGAGAACAATGAAATCTTTTGGAAGTCGATATCTACAATCTGAGTACAGATTGAATCCAAGAAGTGACGGTCATGGGAAATTACCAATACCGTTCTGTCAAAGTTTGCCAAGTAATCCTCTAACCATGAGATTGTCTCTTGGTCCAAGTCGTTGGTAGGCTCATCAAGTAATAAGTTATCTGGCTTACCAAATAATGCTTGTGCTAAAAGAACACGTACTTTTTGCTTACCACTAAGGTTTGACATTGTTTGATAATGCAAGTCCTCTGAGATAAACAAGCCACTTAATAAGTTGGCTGCATCAGATTCTGCGTTCCAACCATCAAGATCTTCGAATCTTTCTGTCAATTCAGAAATACGAATACCATCTTGCTCATTGAAATCCTCTTTAGCATAAAGTGTTTCCTGCTCTTTTTTGATATCCCATAATTCATCATGACCCATCATAACAGTATCCAACACTGTACAATCATCAAATTCGTGGTGATCTTGTTTTAAAACAGAAAGTCTTTCACCTTTACCAATAGATACACTTCCTCTAGTAGGATCTTGTGCACCATATAGAGTTTTCATGAAAGTCGACTTACCTGCTCCATTGGCACCAATAATACCGTAACAGTTACCTTCAGTAAATTTAAGATTGACATCTTGGAATAAAACACGTTTACCAAATTGAACGCCTAAGTTTGATACTGTAATCATTATATAATTATGAGATATTCAAATATTGGTGCAAAAGTATGTTTTTGTCCTTTGGTTTAAAAATTTGAGGTACAAATACTTTTGAATAAAATGTAATTATTTTTTTTAGTCAATAAATTCAGACTGACAATATTATGTAAAAACGGCCCCTTCAAAAGAATATAATTCTTAGTATAATCCTTATTAATAATAGACTAAACCAAGATTATTCATGTAGATTATGTTATCTGTAACCCTTTTAAAATATAAATTTTATAAGGTTTTGAAGTGGTAAACTTGGGTTAATCAATTTCAAACACCTAAATTGCCATATGAATGAGCAAATTGAAGTATTAATAAAAAAGTACAAAGACCTTTCTAAAGAGTCTGAGCATGAAGCTGCCGCAAAAATTACTAAAGAATTTGTCTCTGGTAAATATAGAGAAAGAGTAATTGAAGCTGCTTTTGAAATGTTAGCCGAAAGTGATAAATATGATGAAGACCATCCCCTAGGTGGTTACTATTATGTAATTTACGAGATGCTACACGCTGGTGCTTATTTATTAGCTAAAGAAGATAAAAGTTAAGAAAAAGATGGATCAAGAAAAAAAACCTGAAAATCAGATTAATATTGAACTTAGCGACGAAGTTGCTGAAGGTACTTACGCAAATCTAGCCATGATCGCACACTCAAACAGTGAGTTCGTGATTGACTTTATTCGTATGATGCCAGGTCTTCCAAAAGCTAAGGTAAAATCTAGAATTATTCTTACTCCTGAGCATGCTAAAAGATTATATATGGCATTACAGGATAATCTAAAGAAATATGAAGCACAGTTTGGCCCAATAGGTAAAACTGAAGAAGCTCCTAAGTTTCCAATGAATTTTGGTTTAAGTAACCAAGATCCTCAATAAATAAAAAAGGGACATCCATTTTAAGGTGTCCCTTTTTTATTAACTCACTGGCAAACCATTTTTTACTGGTTTATCTGTGGTGAGTAATATAACATCCTGTCCGTCTCCTAAAGCCCCCAGTAACAATACTTCAGACATAATACTTGCAATTTGCTTTGGAGGAAAGTTAACCACTCCTATTACTTGTTTCCCAATTATATCCTTTGGTTCATATAAGGCTCGAATCTGAGCTGATGTTTTTTTAATTCCTATTTCTGGCCCAAAATCTATTTTAATTTTCAGGGCAGGCTTTTTTACCTCTTCGAACACTTCGGCTTCAATGATTGTCCCTACTCTCATATCTACCTTTGAGAAATCATTCCAATCAATCATTATTTCCTTATTATTTTTTTGATGGAACCATCTTCATTTAATTTTGCTTCCACCTTGTTTAAAACTTTAGCTCCATAAGTATTTACCTCACGGTACTCCATACTGACTTGAAGATATTTTCCCTTTTCAAATACTGTTGTTTCAATATGTTCAAAAGAAGCTGGGTCGTTCATAGAAGTCTTAAATTCATCAACAAAGGCGATAATTGAACCATCATCATCTAATAGGTTGACAATTTTTTCTTTCTGATTTATTTGCTCTGATAATTCAGCGACCATTTTACGGTTAAACTTCTCATCAACCTCAGCAATTTTATCTCTAGCATCATCAAATTCCTTTTGATCGATCAGGTTTTCTACTTCCTCGAGTTTTAATTCGTTTTCAAGAAGGTAGATTTTATCTTCTAATTGTTGTCTTTTCTTTTTGTTGTAAGTAGAATCAATTTTAGCAAAATAGACCTTAGATTTATCTAGGTTCCTTTCTTTTAGGTAAGTTTTCGTTTTGGTTACATTTTTTTCGATAAGAGCCTTGTCAAGTTTACTTCTTATCCCTGCCACTTCGTTGGGTTTATAATCTGCCGATACTAAACTTAAGTATTCTTTACAGGCTCCATACCATTCTTTGGACAAACATACTTTCGCTTGTACCATTGCGGTTTCGTTCAACTGATTTGTTAGTATAACAACACTATCTTGTTTGAAATCACTTGATATAACATTGAGCTGAAGTTTTGCTTGTTGTAAACTTTCAATCTTACCTTGCTTGATAAATTTCTGGATACTCACAAATCGATCCTCATCAAATTGAAGCGTATTTTTTATCTCACCAGCAAAGAAAAAATACCCAAATATCCCTATTAGTATAAGAAATGAAACTAGAAAAAGTCTAATAATGAACTTAACCATTGATTTGTTCTTTTAGTATTAAAATTGATGCATGTTTTTAGTTTTCTGTAATATACATCTTTCAAAATACTTTAGAAAAATGGACTTTTTAAAATTACACCTTGCTGCATTTTTTAATGATCAAAGTCACTGTTTAACTTATTTTAACTTATAATGAAATCAATAAAAATGTCATCAAATTTAATTTTACAAATATTAAGTTATGACAAATAATATTATTGAAGACAAGATAAAGTATCTGTATATTTATATTATTTCTTCATATTTTCATATTATTAACCAAATTTTCTTAAAAATTCAAAAACTACTCATAACACTGATCACACCTCTAATGCATGAATAATTCGACCTTAAACTTTGGAAGTTCCAATAAATTCCCCTTATATTTATAACATAAAGCAGCAATAAGAAATAGTTTTTGGGTTATTAAAGGAATTAAAAAGTTATCCGCGATGTGGATAACTTTTTTTGTTTTTACTCAAATGTGATCTTATGTAAGTTCAATGCTGAGGCTGGAGCTACATACCCCAACTGAGTTTTATCTTCTGATGGTTTTAATGCTTTTTTGATATCCTCTAAAGTTAACTCTCCTTTTCCTAACATAAACAGAGTCCCTATCATAAGCCTTACTTGGTTTCTCATAAAACCCTTTCCATGTACATAGAAGATATAGCTCTTTTCAGGAAAGAAAGAGGCTGTAATATGATGGTTTTCTTTTATCTCACAATAATCAATCGTTCTTTCCAGACTAACCCCTTCTTTGGGATGCTTACAAAATCTCCCAAAATAATGAGTCCCTTCATATAACTTTGCTCCCTCTTTCATTAATTCTAAATCTAGATCATGTTGAATACTCACCATGTAGGGAGCACAAAAGGGATGGATCTTTTCATTAAAAGTGAATAAGTATTGGTACTCTTTTGTTTTTGGGTCTTGAATGATATTAAACTTATCATCCACTTTTTTTATAGATAATGCTCTGATATCCTGAGGTAGATTATGGTTGAATAATGTAAAAAACTCTTCTTCATCTAACTCTTTCCATACGAACAGCTCAAATGCAGAATGATTAGCAGAAACATAGGTGTCAGTTCTGGATGTTCCCAAAGTTTTAAATTTTACTTCTCCACCCAATACAAAATTAATGGTCTTATTAATCATGCCTTGAACCGTTTTGAAGCCAGGCTGGATCATCCACCCATGAAACCTGTAACCAACATACTGAACCTCAATTAAATAATTATGTCTCTTATTTTTCATAATTTTTTGATTTTTGATGACCAAAATTATCAGAATTATTTCACATAGCATGGTATCTTAAACAAACTATTTAAAATCATTAACCAACTAAAAAACTAATCAATCGTTCAATAATATAAACCTTATATTTAATTCACTATGATTACTATAACTGATGGAAATTTTGACAGACTATGGGAAATTTATACTTCCTCTTTCCCACTTGATGAACAGCGTTCACAAAAAGATATACTCCAACTGATATCTCATGGTCAACTTCAATTTAAAGGAATCGAAATTGACAATAATATTGTAGGTCTCATTGCCTTTAGAGTATTAGATAAATTCGTATATATAGAATACTTAGCGATTGCTGAAGAAGCCCGAGGAAATGGTTTTGGAAAGAAGATCATGAGCTACTTTACACAGATGTACAAACATTACTGTATTATTCTTGAAGTTGAAGCTCCAAGCAATGAATTACAAAAGAAGCGTATCTCTTTTTATGAGCAATGTGACTTTCATTATAATGCTACTCATTTTGTCCAACCTCCACTACAAAAAAATGGTCGGGAAGTAGACATGAGATTAATGTCTTGGCCTATAAAAATCGAAGATACGGGGTTTGATATGGTAAAAGAAACCCTACTAAATAGTGTCTACAACTTAGTAGCAGAATGATCCTACCATTAAAGTTGTTCCTTTTTGATCTTGAAGTTCTAAGTGATATCTGTTGTTGGCGTCAACACTTTCAGAACGTAAAACCTTAACTCCTCTATTTGGTAGTTTAACAGGTTTAATAAATTTGATACTAATATCAGATATCATTTTCCCTTCTTTAGTTTGAAGGAGTTCGTAAGTCTTAGCCAATTGTCCAAAACCATGTAAAATTGTACTTTTAAATGGTGTTGCCTTAGCGATAACATCCACCCAATGTAATGGATTCAGATCCCCTGTAAGTACGCCAAAATTAAACCCATCATTTTTGGCTACACTCCACTCTCCTACTTCAATTAAATTCTTTTCTACTTCTTCCCTTTTCGTTTTTTTCTTTTCTCGTTTGCCAATAATAAAAGCCGTATATAAATGTACTTCTAAAGCGATTGAAGACGAATCAACACCAGCAACCAATTTCTGATGTACCCTTGCTCTTCCATTGTCTTCTTTTATATCTACAATCTCCGTTCTAGCAAAAATGGGTTGGTTATCTTTTAACTCACCTAAAACCTTGATATCTACACCTTGGTTAATCACTTTTGCCAATTTATAAGGAGTTTTTTCTAATAAGCTTAATCCAAAAGGCAAAGCATATTGGCTAAAGATATGCGGAGGTAATATTCCTTCATAATTTCCGGCAATACCACCACTCCAAGTAATATAACTTTCAATAAGTTTCTTTGATGGAGGATTTAGTAATGTTTCTTGTGGCAATAAATCATGTTTCTTACTACTAGCTAAGAATGGTAATATTGTTTGTAAAAATGTTTTACCCACAATTTTCAACATCGGCTTCTGTTGAAGCAATAATGATTTATCGACTTTCATAGAGTTTTTTTTTCGTAAATATAAAAAAAGCATATGCTGAAAAACAACATATGCTTATCTATCCGACATCTATATAGTATTACAGAAGACTCTCCCAGCCTCCTGCATTATACACTTCTTTTACTCCAGCAGCTTCAATTAATGCCTTGGCCACTCCTGCTCTACCTCCAGAAAGACAACAAACAATTAGTGGTGAACCTAATTTTTTTACTTCATCCATTCTTCTTTGTACATCATTAACGGGTATATTCACTGCACCTTCTATATGTCCTTCATTAAACTCTGCGTCCGATCTTACATCTAATAATGGTGTACCGTTATTCACTAACTCTCTATAATTCATGTTTTTATATATTTTAATAGTATACTTCAAAGATAATTGAATGCTTTTTCATTGAGTGTAACAATTATCACATTGACAAAATTCCATTTTCATTTATTGATAAGTATTTACTTTCATAAACAGAAACATTGTTACCCTATTTATACTTTTGTGTGACTTATCACATTTATCATTCACTCATTAAAAGTTTACAACCTTTTTTATTCTTTATGATTAAACGACTTATTCCTAGCTTCATTTTGGTAACACTGTACTATTTCAATGGTATAACAAACGCACAAATCATCAACAAAACGTCAGAAAATATTAATAAAATAAAAACTGACTCTTCTTCATCTTTAATCGAAATTCAAAAAGAAGTTTATCCTTACCGATTCCCTATTTGGGGACAAAAAGTATATGATAGAGGGTATTCACTCCCATTGCCAATTGGTTTTAGTGCAGGTTATGTGAATAGCTCCATGGGTATGCACATTACAGATCTTGATGTTGGCTTTAAACCTGTCAATGAATTTCAACAAGATGAAAATGGGCAACCTATATTAGATAAAGATGGCAACCCCAAAAAAGCACCTTATTTTGGTAAAAACCTTCCACAAGAAACTGTTGATAACATTGTAAAAGGTCCTATTTTAGATCAACTAAAAAATGATGTTACATTAGCTACAGCTACGGGTATGAACTATAGAATGGATATGTATATCCTTCCATTTATGAATGTTTACGGTATGGTGTCTGATGTAAAATGTACTACAGCCATTGGTTTAGGCGATATCTCTACAGAAACTTTCGATGCTCTTGCTTTTGGTGGTGGTGTAACGATGGCCTATGGATTTAAAGGATGGTTTGGTACTGTTGACGTGAACTACTCAACTACAGAAACAGATTTACTAGAATCGAACGTAATAGTAAGCACATATTCAGTAAGAGTTGGTAAAAGAATTCCATTAAACCACGGAAAACAAAGCATTGCTTTTTATGTGGGTGCAATGAATAGAAATTTTGTATCTGATGAACCAAGCCCAGGTTATATCCACTTAAGTTCTGTGTTGCCTGGAGATAAAATTCCTGATGAAATACCATTAGGTCCAATTAATGACGGTATAGAAAATAAGATTGCAGAAGTATATGATGGACTTCCAATGCCTATAAAGAGAAAAATTGAAAAAGAACTTGGGCGAGTACCAGATGGTTCTCAACTCAATAACTTCTTAAATGAAAC belongs to Flammeovirga agarivorans and includes:
- a CDS encoding 1-acyl-sn-glycerol-3-phosphate acyltransferase encodes the protein MKSLWVWLFKLFGWKIDGTVPEDVKKCVVVVGPHTSFWDFLVGVPARELLGFESKFFIKSSLCVGPLGWFLLKLGAIPVHRKKGNTRLVDLAIEEYNKRDELIIAVTPEGTRSYNPKWRTGFYHIANGAKVPIVMAGMCFKTKRVVIGERFIPTGNVDDDIIRIKRFFYNFVGKHPEKGIRKEEIE
- a CDS encoding ABC-F family ATP-binding cassette domain-containing protein, whose protein sequence is MITVSNLGVQFGKRVLFQDVNLKFTEGNCYGIIGANGAGKSTFMKTLYGAQDPTRGSVSIGKGERLSVLKQDHHEFDDCTVLDTVMMGHDELWDIKKEQETLYAKEDFNEQDGIRISELTERFEDLDGWNAESDAANLLSGLFISEDLHYQTMSNLSGKQKVRVLLAQALFGKPDNLLLDEPTNDLDQETISWLEDYLANFDRTVLVISHDRHFLDSICTQIVDIDFQKISLFSGNYSFWYQSSQLASRQQAQQNKKAEEKIKELKEFIARFSANAAKSKQTTSRKKMLEKLNVEEIQPSSRKYPGIIFTPERQAGNNILEVEGLTKSIDGDVVFKDVEFNMQKDDKIVFISRDPRAMTALFEILNENDTDYEGEFKWGVTITTAYLPLEHGEFFENDLNLVDWLGQYSHDTSEAFIRGYLGKMLFSGEEIFKQSSVLSGGEKMRCMMSKMMLSDANCLILDSPTNHLDLESIQALNNSLMKFPGNILMSSHDHEVIHTVCNRVIELTPNGIIDRHMPYDEYINSEQIKELREKLYAK
- a CDS encoding DUF3467 domain-containing protein, with protein sequence MDQEKKPENQINIELSDEVAEGTYANLAMIAHSNSEFVIDFIRMMPGLPKAKVKSRIILTPEHAKRLYMALQDNLKKYEAQFGPIGKTEEAPKFPMNFGLSNQDPQ
- a CDS encoding tRNA-binding protein, which gives rise to MIDWNDFSKVDMRVGTIIEAEVFEEVKKPALKIKIDFGPEIGIKKTSAQIRALYEPKDIIGKQVIGVVNFPPKQIASIMSEVLLLGALGDGQDVILLTTDKPVKNGLPVS
- a CDS encoding tRNA pseudouridine synthase A, with product MKNKRHNYLIEVQYVGYRFHGWMIQPGFKTVQGMINKTINFVLGGEVKFKTLGTSRTDTYVSANHSAFELFVWKELDEEEFFTLFNHNLPQDIRALSIKKVDDKFNIIQDPKTKEYQYLFTFNEKIHPFCAPYMVSIQHDLDLELMKEGAKLYEGTHYFGRFCKHPKEGVSLERTIDYCEIKENHHITASFFPEKSYIFYVHGKGFMRNQVRLMIGTLFMLGKGELTLEDIKKALKPSEDKTQLGYVAPASALNLHKITFE
- a CDS encoding GNAT family N-acetyltransferase, translated to MITITDGNFDRLWEIYTSSFPLDEQRSQKDILQLISHGQLQFKGIEIDNNIVGLIAFRVLDKFVYIEYLAIAEEARGNGFGKKIMSYFTQMYKHYCIILEVEAPSNELQKKRISFYEQCDFHYNATHFVQPPLQKNGREVDMRLMSWPIKIEDTGFDMVKETLLNSVYNLVAE
- a CDS encoding MaoC/PaaZ C-terminal domain-containing protein, which produces MKVDKSLLLQQKPMLKIVGKTFLQTILPFLASSKKHDLLPQETLLNPPSKKLIESYITWSGGIAGNYEGILPPHIFSQYALPFGLSLLEKTPYKLAKVINQGVDIKVLGELKDNQPIFARTEIVDIKEDNGRARVHQKLVAGVDSSSIALEVHLYTAFIIGKREKKKTKREEVEKNLIEVGEWSVAKNDGFNFGVLTGDLNPLHWVDVIAKATPFKSTILHGFGQLAKTYELLQTKEGKMISDISIKFIKPVKLPNRGVKVLRSESVDANNRYHLELQDQKGTTLMVGSFCY
- a CDS encoding rhodanese-like domain-containing protein; this encodes MNYRELVNNGTPLLDVRSDAEFNEGHIEGAVNIPVNDVQRRMDEVKKLGSPLIVCCLSGGRAGVAKALIEAAGVKEVYNAGGWESLL